From Bacteroidota bacterium, a single genomic window includes:
- a CDS encoding inorganic phosphate transporter, with amino-acid sequence MTTFLIVIIVLALIFDFINGFHDAANSIATVVSTKVLSPLSAVIWAAMFNFIAYWMFELKVADTVAKTVKPEFITLNVVFAGLIAAIIWNLLTWWWGIPSSSSHTLIGAFAGAGIANAGQFHAVQLDKIMPVIYFIVLAPVIGMIMSYIISVITITIVQRSNPSKVDRIFRRLQLLSSAAYSLGHGGNDAQKVMGIIAAAMVSTGLIAETKELPEWVPLACYSVIAFGTLFGGWKIVKTMGQKVTKLTPFEGFSAETAGAITLFGTQHFKIPVSTTHTITGCIIGVGVTKRVSAVRWGVTIELIWAWVLTIPVSALMAALIYNLIQWFLP; translated from the coding sequence ATGACTACATTTCTAATAGTTATCATAGTACTGGCATTGATATTTGATTTTATCAATGGCTTTCATGATGCAGCGAATTCAATAGCTACAGTTGTTTCGACAAAGGTATTATCACCATTAAGCGCCGTGATCTGGGCGGCAATGTTCAACTTCATCGCCTACTGGATGTTTGAATTGAAGGTTGCTGATACAGTTGCCAAAACTGTTAAACCGGAATTTATAACCTTAAATGTTGTTTTTGCCGGATTGATAGCAGCAATTATCTGGAACCTTCTCACCTGGTGGTGGGGAATTCCATCCAGTTCATCACATACATTGATCGGAGCTTTTGCCGGAGCGGGAATTGCAAATGCCGGCCAGTTTCATGCAGTTCAACTTGACAAGATCATGCCTGTGATCTATTTCATTGTATTGGCACCTGTTATTGGTATGATCATGTCATATATAATTTCTGTAATTACTATTACCATTGTGCAGAGATCGAATCCCTCGAAAGTTGACCGGATTTTCAGGAGATTACAATTACTTTCTTCAGCAGCATACAGTTTAGGACATGGTGGAAATGATGCCCAAAAAGTTATGGGGATTATTGCCGCAGCCATGGTTTCAACAGGATTGATTGCAGAAACGAAGGAGTTACCTGAATGGGTTCCTTTAGCCTGTTATTCAGTAATTGCCTTTGGGACATTATTCGGTGGGTGGAAAATTGTAAAGACGATGGGTCAAAAAGTTACCAAACTCACTCCATTTGAAGGTTTTAGTGCAGAAACAGCAGGAGCGATCACATTATTTGGAACACAACATTTCAAGATTCCGGTAAGTACTACGCATACGATCACCGGATGTATAATAGGTGTTGGGGTTACAAAAAGAGTAAGTGCTGTGCGATGGGGAGTGACAATTGAATTGATCTGGGCCTGGGTCTTAACAATTCCGGTTTCAGCATTAATGGCAGCATTGATCTATAATTTAATACAATGGTTTTTACCATAA